In the Staphylococcus capitis subsp. capitis genome, one interval contains:
- a CDS encoding RepB family plasmid replication initiator protein: MSGETVVYRNEMNLVPLRRFTSTEVDLFFTLCNKLKEQDTRKVIIPFEELKYLSNYYTRSQERFINDLEHVYDKMLNLTYVERNDRSFEKFVLFTSYKLDLDEECLSISVNPDLKHILNSITADFTKFELKEMTHLKSTYAKNMFRLLKQYKHTGYIKINIADFKNRLDIPKTYQMNDITKRVLKPIINELSSIFNNLNINKIKAKKGRKIEWLEFTFDAEKRIHNKRQPQITNIGKSHQYTNREKTPKWLETGLYKGQHAHTDYDPQLKKDREAFQRQLEEKWEE; encoded by the coding sequence ATGTCTGGTGAAACAGTAGTATATAGAAATGAGATGAATTTAGTCCCATTAAGACGTTTTACAAGTACTGAAGTAGATTTATTTTTTACATTATGCAATAAACTTAAAGAACAGGATACGAGAAAAGTAATTATTCCTTTTGAAGAATTAAAATATTTAAGTAACTACTATACACGTTCTCAAGAACGTTTTATTAATGATTTAGAGCACGTATACGATAAAATGTTGAATCTAACATATGTGGAGCGTAATGATAGGTCTTTTGAAAAATTTGTTTTATTTACTTCATACAAATTAGATTTAGACGAAGAATGTTTATCTATTAGTGTTAATCCTGATTTAAAACATATTTTAAATTCTATAACAGCTGATTTTACGAAATTTGAATTAAAAGAAATGACCCATCTTAAATCTACTTACGCTAAAAATATGTTTAGATTGCTTAAACAATATAAACATACTGGTTATATAAAAATAAATATAGCTGATTTTAAAAATCGTCTAGATATACCTAAAACTTATCAGATGAATGATATAACCAAACGTGTATTAAAGCCAATAATTAATGAACTTTCTTCAATTTTTAATAATCTTAATATCAATAAAATTAAAGCAAAAAAAGGACGTAAAATTGAATGGTTAGAGTTTACCTTTGACGCTGAGAAACGCATTCACAACAAACGACAACCACAAATAACTAATATAGGTAAGTCGCACCAATATACTAATCGTGAGAAAACACCTAAATGGCTTGAAACTGGTTTATATAAGGGACAACATGCTCATACAGACTATGACCCTCAATTAAAAAAAGATCGAGAGGCATTTCAACGTCAATTAGAAGAAAAATGGGAGGAATA